The Vibrio rhizosphaerae genome contains the following window.
TTACCGCAGCATCGGGGGCTGACCGATGTGCTGGAACACCATCCGCACCTGTTTGTGTTGCGTTCGATGACCAAGTTTTACGCCATTCCCGGGCTGCGGCTCGGCTATTTGTTGTCAGCCAATCAGCCGGTTCTGGCTGCACTGCGCAATCAACGTGAACCGTGGACGATTAACGCCTTCGCAGCACTGGCCGGAGAAATCCTGTTTGCAGACGATGGGTATGCGGAACAGACTTATCACTGGCTGCACAGCGAGCAATCTTACCTGTTCCAAGGCTTGTCTCAGTTACCGGGGTTGACGGTTTATCCGCCCGCGGCCAACTATATTTTCTTTCGCCTGCACCGGGCTGATTTCGATTTACAACACGCCCTGATGCAGCGCAACATCCTGATCCGCCACTGCGCCAACTACCGGGGCTTATCGCCACAATACTACCGCGTCGCCATTCGCGCCCGAGCAGAGAACCAGCAATTGCTACAGGCACTCCGCGACGTGCTTGCGCCTGACTAACCGTTAAGCACCTTTCAGTTGTATCGGCAAACCGGCCGCCATAAAGGTCACCTGTTCGGCTAACGCCGCAATCGCCTGATTCATCCACCCGGCATGATCAACATACAGGCGGGAAATTTCACCCATCGGGATAATGCCGAGACCGACTTCGTTGGAGACACATAAAATCGTCGCCGGAGAGTCGCGCAGCGCGGTGACCAAAGCCCGAACATACTGTTCAATCTGTGCTTTGGTGGCGGTTTCACCATCGTTATAAATAACGTTATTGAGCCACAAGGTCAGGCAATCGACCAGCACGATATCCTGCTGCTGAAACTGTGCCAGCGTCTGCGCCAGCATCACGGGCGATTCATGCTGACACCACTCCGGCCCGCGGCGAAGCTGATGCTGTTCAATCCGCTGCTGCATCTCCTGATCAAACGCAATCGCGGTCGCAACATAATGCAGCCGAGCCGCACACCCTTCATCCAAGCGCTGCTGCAACAACGCCAACGCCTGACGCTCCGCATAGCTCGACTTCCCGCTCCGCGCCCCGCCAATAAAAAGAGATGTCGCCATAGATTCCTCCGCATAGTGAGCTTGTGATTTTGCCCGAACGAGGGGGAAAAGCAATTGCCATTCTTCCTTATATATCCTTTTATAGTTTTATTTTTAAACACTTTATCAGAGGCTTACGAATATTGGTCAGCCGAAAAGTCATTAGCTATGTGAAAAAATGATGTGATATTAAATTCAATGTTAAGGTATGGCACTATGTGGGATGCGGATATGGCGAAAAATTAACTATTGACGCCATTGTCGCCATAACTAGCCAAGTAGAAATGAGTTTGGCCTGATGTCCAACAGAACGACAGTATTGAGCCCAATAGTTAGAACCACTACAAGATTCGAATACCACGGCACATGGAGATTGTTGACGCAAGAATTCACTAAATTACTGAGGTGTCACCCTATTAGAAAGTACCTTTGAGTTCGAATAAACGCATACTTAGATAGCCTTAGTGGCTAGGTCAACACCAATGATCGTAGTACCCATGTTGTTCTCCTAAAGTTTTGACTTGCCTAAAAAGGTTAGTCGGTCATTAGAGCGGGAGTCCAATTATCTTGTTAGCCGTGATTAACCGATGTGGTTGATTTAGCAATCCCAAAAATATCAGTAAAGCAGTTTGTTACACCTAAAACATCCAAAATAAACAATACTTCAAACAACATCATAGCTGTAGGAATGACATAAGGAATAGAGTACATAAGGTAAGCTTTACCCAATAAATACAGTCTCTTCACCCCCGTAATATCAAAGTCTGACCTCGACTCTAATACAGCGAACAAATAGTCTACACGAACATGATTCTCTGGTTCGGTGGATATTTCATGATAGTCAGCATGATATTTTTCTAAATCAATACTAACTCCACTAACTTTTGATTCTGATATCTCATTTCTTAACTTTCGTATAAGTTCTTTGATACCAACGCCACAACGGTCAAGCGCAGCTGAACGTAGGTCATGTTTAGAAGTACCAATAACCACAGAGTATACCAAAACGGCTACAGCTAAGAATATTTGCAACATACTTAGTACTTGCTCACTATAGGATATTTCTAAGCCAGAGTTCTGATAAAGAGGGATAAAAATAAGACCCAGAGACAACACTGTCGTGGTTAAAAAGGAATAGGTACTAGCCCTTTCCAGCCTAACAGATGCATTAAATCTGCACTTTGCAGTAATTCTCATACTGTTTAGCAGCTTTTGGGAAGGATCTTTTTCCTGTTTTTCTTCTGGTCGAAATGAAAACAACCAAATCAAAGGGTTAACAATTAAGGTTTCAAAAAGCCACTTCACGAACTCATTACTCCTCAAATAAATTTTTAGCAAACAGAACTTTTTCAAATTGTACTCGATATAAATTTTTACGGCTAACGCTCCACTCACCGGGCCAGCTATTTTTGTGGTAAAAGAGCGAAGCGACACCACACAAATTGCGCAACGTAGCTGGCTCCGCGTGCATTGGATTGTTAGGCTTATATGACAAGCTCATTTCTTTGATTTGAAATACCTGATGCCCACATCATACAGAGATACTAATGTGGTCGTTACTGGTATGCCTCCAAAGAAAGCACCGTCTGCGATTACAGTTCCAGCATACTTTCCAGTTATGATACCAATATCTTTATTTCTCGACTCCAGATCTTTGGAGGCCGTGATAATTCCCGTAATTGACTCAATTCTTTCCTTTTGCTCAAGATAGAAAGCCACTTCAGAAAGTACTATAGGCTCAGGGCTCTTAAGTAACCTCGATGCATCTTTTAAGGCTGCTTCAATTTCAATTACTGCTTCTGGGCTCTGGGGTTTATCCTCAAGCGCAAATCCGAGCGACAGATCGCGCTTATAGAAAGAATAATTATATGTTGATTGATTGTCTCGGAAATTGGGGTGACTTAGAAATGGTTCGACGCCATCTTCTTGTGCCGCTGCCAAAATCAAACCCAGCCCATGCCCTATACCGTAGGGCTCCAGCCTCCAAGCATATTCAGCGCCTAGACTTTTTTGCCCAGTCCGTTTTAGATATTCCTCTGTTCTTTCTTTTCCCGCTCGAATATCGTATTCCGAAGGAGGTCCGAGCATAATTGCTTCGGACAAATTACTAATTTGATTTTCCTTCTCAAGTTCGATGGCAAGTTCTTCGTATTTATACAAATCTTTTGGAACAACCATACCCTTATCAAGAGCCCAGCGCAGTATTTTAGGGCCTGTAACCCATGATTTAGGATTCAACTTTTCGTTAATAGAAGGGATTTCCAATGGATCGGTCTTGTACCGTCCATTGGCATCTGGCAGAAGTGCAAACTTGCTATCTGTACCAAATCCAGTAATAAAGTCTTTCTCTTTAAAGTGGTCATAGCGTTGCGACACCCAAACCTCCGAGTGCCTTATATCAACTGAAGCCAATACTGCTAATAATCTAGCTGGGTCAAATATCGTTGCAGCATCAATAATTATTGGTTTCATATCTTCCTTTTTTAATTTCGGAGGTAATTACCGCCAGAAGCCTAATAATTTATTATATAGAACCACTCTATAAGAATACTTCTGTATAACCTGCTGTCATCCAATAGAATACTTCACATAATCTTATGAAAACACGGATGAAAAATATCCCAAGCAGAAATTACAGCTCTGTGCCGTCTAACCTGCGCACAACTGATTCACCCACGTTACCGCCATACGTCCTCTTATCATATATCTCGAATAAGCATCTAAACACGCTACATAGCATTGAATAGGTTACAGAAAACATCCAGAAAAAATTAACACAGATATGACATTCTTTGATGTAGGTAAGGTTTGCAAGAAATTGCAGTGTTTAAACAATCAGTAAGGTGTGATGAAGAGGTTTGGTACACGAAGCAGTAACGCTGTTGGTTTGGGACGCAATCAAGTTCATCGGTTTCAATCACATCTTCGACTGCGCCCCAGGTACTTTTTCACGGCCGAAAAAGTACCCCAAAAGGCCTAGGGGTTGAGTTCAGCGCGCGTCATCAGGGTCGGATTGATTCGCATCCTGCTCAAGCAATCCTGAAAAATCGTCCATGATTTTTCACCCTGAGAGCATCGATCAGTTGAGCTTTGTTGATTCAATGTTTCACGCTATTCAAATCAACCACTCAACAAAGAAAACCATTCACGGATGAATGGTTAGGCTTTTCCGGGCAGGACGCCCGTAAAAGCTGGTTCTGGACAACGTGCGACCAAGCCAAACAAAAAAGATTTTCTGGTTCGTCTTTCATCTCTGAAAGATGAACTGGCGCACAGAGCACCGATGCCTCTAGAATTGAGGAACGCAATTGTGCGTCAAATTTGGGAGCCGGAGACTGCAAATTAAAAATGCCTTAAGTTTAAGTTCAGCATACGTCATCTTTTGTTAATATCTGACGGCAATTTCTCACTGTGAGTATCCGTATTTCAATAGAGCAACTATAAATAATACGGTAGTGACCAAAGATAATTTCTCGATAGTTCGTATTCGGCAGCTCGGGAACAACTCTCCCCATTTCAGGCATAGTTCCTAATAATTCCGTTTTATCAAAAACATCATTAACCCAATTTTCTGCTGCTACAGGATCGTCTAACGAAATAAATTCTGCCGCATCTCCTAATTTCTCAAGGGCGAATGGCGCCCAAACAACATTCATTTTTTAATACGTTCCAGTACATTAGCCCGAGCGTCTTCGTTAGAAATTCCCATACCTGAAGCAAGTTGTGCTTCTGCCGCTCGCATTTCTTCAAGTAATTCTATTTTTTCTTGCATTGCTTCATATTCTTCTACATCCAGAACCACAGCAACCCCCTTGCCCCTTTGAGTAATCACCAACGGACGCCGAGTCTCATTGATTTGTTTGATAAACGAAGCCACACCTGAACGAAATTCAGATAACGGTTTGATGTCTTGGTCAAAGCGAATACGTTTCATTGCAAAAGCCTCTATTTGTACATAATTACGTACAAATAATAGTCCAACCAACCGTAACAAACAAGGTAACAGGAAAGCCAGCTTGAAATGATTAAATTGTGGTTTGGTGTAACCAATAGTAAATCTGTTGGTTTGGTGCGCAATCAGACTCTGCAATTTCATTAGCATCTCCGATTGCGCCCCAGTTCCTTTTGATGGATGCAAAAGGAACCAAAAGCATCTTTTTTGAGTTCAGCGCACGTAATCAGGGTCGGATTGATTCGCATCCTGCTCTAGCAATCCTGAAAAATCGTCCATGATTTTTCACCCTGAGAGCATCGATCAATTGAGCTTTGTTGATTCAATGTTTCACGCTATTCAAGTCAACCACCAAACAAAGAAAACCATTCACGGATGAATGGTTAGGCTTTTCCGGGCAGGACGCCCGTAAAAGCTGGTTCTGGAACGCGTGTGACCAAGCCAAACAAAAAAGATCTTCTGGTTACTCTTGCATCTCTGCAAGAGTAACTGGCGCACAAAACACCGATGTCTCTGAAACCGAAAAATTTAATTGTGCGTCACATCCAAATGCCAAAAGCTACGAATCAAAATACAACACTCAATCCCCGATCCTCCCCCGACAAACCTCTTCGGTTAATGCCTGCAACCGCTGCACCTCTGCCACCAAATAATTCAACTCTTCTTCAGTGATTTCGTAGTGCGCTGAATAACGCGCATCAACATACGCCCGTTGCAGACGCCGAAAACTACGGCGATGGAATTTGTTGTCCATCGGGAAAATCTCAGCAAAGGCCGGATCAATCTGTGCGCACAGATTACCGAGTTTCTCGATATTGTGAGACTTCGGCAAGTAGTTGGTACAAGTGAGTAATGTACAGGCAAAGAGTTTTTCTGTGACTTGATGAAGCGTAAAAGCGGCATCGTGAATCATTGATTTTTCAAACGCGAAATGAAACATTTTTAATCCGCTACATGAACGCTTAAACCAGTGTTCATAATGCTTACGGGCAATCTCTCGCAGCTCTTCCTCAGTCAAATCACCCGGCTCCGCCAACGGTTTCGGCGTCGCGGCAAACAGTTCAATGCCCTCTTCGCGGATATCCTTAAAGAAATAGTGACCCTGTTGCAAGCGCTCGTTCACTTCCTTTAAATCGTGGACAATCAAACCCAACGGGGCCGATTTCACTTTGCGATCAATTTGCTCTTCGGCCCTCTGCCAGACTACATAATCCTCCACCAAGGCGGCTTTATTAACGATCACCAGAATATCGTAATCGCTGATATAACCATTGACCGGATCCTTGACCCAACTGCCTTTGGCATGGCTGCCGAACAGAATAATTTTCAGAATGCGAAACTCACGCTTACTGCCCTGTTTGCCTTGCAGGTAATCTTCCAGTGTATCGCGCAGAATCATTGAGATGTCCGCCAGCTCACGCTGTTTATATTCAGGCAGATGGTCGAGGGATGTTTTCATAATCGCAGTATTGAGGCTCGTTGTGGATGAATAGCGCTAGCATAAAAGAAGCGGCTGACAAAGAACACCATCACCACTCGTTTTACATTGTTCATTGAGAAAAAATGCGATGGAATTCAAAGGAGTAGCGAATAGCTTTCCTTATTTCAGTTCGAGTCTTGTGAACGAGGGAATGATTTCTTCACAGGTCTATTTTTCAGTGCAGGGGTTTTTAAGCATCATTCTGAGCGTATGCAATAATTCTATCAACCGATGATGTCCCTAAATCCTTCATAATCTCTTGCACCAGAAAAACTTCTAAAAAATATTCATATCCCTCTGGCGCTTGCCCATCACTAGGCTCATTACAAACAATGGCTTCTGAATCCGAATTCCAGTTGCTATCAATGTATATTGTATGTTCAGAATCAAAGGCATCGATATTTTGTATGATTTCATTCAATGTCATCTCATTTTCCCCATATTGCGTAACCCCCTTTATTCTTTGGATGAAGAACATCCCATTCTTCACTCCCTATTGTATGCTGAGAACGAGGAACCAAAATCATTTCCCCTTTCCCGATTTCATGATGCCAAGTCCAGCCGTCGGGCGGTCTACGTGGCGCTAATCCTCTTGGTGTTCTCTCCAAGTGAATACCTAATAATCTCATTTTTTCTGCAAATTCGGGATCTTTCTCCATTTGTTGCAATAAATTTTCATTGGCTTCTTGAAAATGTCTAGCCCGTGAGACCCCCGGATATGAATCGGGTGAAAGCGTTGTTTTAAATCCTGCTGAATAAGCATCTTCACTATACACCACATACAACGGCGGTAACCCAGTCACTGCCGGAAAGGTCAGAATATAGTCTTGCAGATCCGCATCAGTAATTGGCGTAATGTAGGTATTATCAAACTCTTGACCTTGCTCCGCTTCCGGATGGATCCAGATATCGAACTTTTCCATCTCCGGGATAGGATTGACAAGGATCGGTTTACCGCCAAAATCACCACTGATCGGCACCCATTCAATAGTGATATCCGGCTCTAACTCAACGACAAACCGCTCACCGACCTGTTTTACTTCACGCTTAGGGATATTCGCCCCATTGACGTGATAGCCGTAAATTCGCCCTTCCGTATTGAAACCCAAGCGAATATTGGTTTCAACCGTGTCTTTATTACTCATATCAGCAGCGCTGTAGAGCGTACTGTCCGCTAATTTGTTCGGCACAAATGCAGCCAGAATGCCAGCTCGCCCGACGATTTTCATCGCCATTCCCGGCAGTTCTGCCAGCGCTGCACCGCCAATACGCGTTAAAAAGGCTTCTCCAGATGCTGCACTTACCCCTTGCCCGACGGCCAGTGTATAAGCTGCATAATCCCCCAGCGCAGAAAGCGACTCTCTTTGTGTACCGATGTCACACGTACCGCTCGGCACTCGCGCAGATTTGGCGAAACGGGAGGGTTTGACGGGCGGTTTGTTAAATACGTTCTGCCATGCGGATGAAGGCAGTGGGATTTTATCCAGCTCCCGTAGTCGCTCCTGACGCTGCTTGTTCAGACGTTCTGCTAAAGTGAGTTTCACAGGTTCACGCTCGACATAAGGCTCGGTAGAAACAGAAGCGTTAACGCTGCCGGAATAAGATGAACCGATGCCATGATTGACCAGTTCAACTCTGGCGGTATAAGCCTTGAAGGCTAATGAATCGAGATGAGGCTCAACCCCGGGATTGACTCGCCAATATTGATTGCCCCATTCATCCCGATCCCGAATCAGCAACGGAACCGATGGCACATCACTGAGTAACACTTGATGACCGTAGTGAAGTTGTTCAAGAAAATCAGCAAAGCGCATTCCGGCAGGCATGACAGATTTCATCTCTGACTCACTTAAAGAGGCAAAATCCCCTTCAACTTGAGCAAATTCATAACGCATCAGGTTGTAGATTTGAGTGGTTTGATAGTTCATTGACGTTGTTGACTGAGCCGTGATTGTTTTATCGATGGATGCTTATTGATAAAATTATTTTCATATGAATCAATAATTATACTCAAATGGATTTATAAAACATGTTTAAATTTGGGGGTTTTGATGAGGAGTGGTTATTTTTGGAATGGGAGTAACAGGGAAGCTCGCTTGAGGTGATTAAATTGTGGTTTGGTGTGTGGAATGGTAATGCTGCTGGTTTGGGACGCAATGACTTTCTTCGATCTCATTGCCATCTCCGACTGCGCCCCAGTTCCTTTTGATGGATGTCAAAAGGAACCAAAAGCATCTTTTTGAGTTCGGTGCGCGTAATCAGGGTCGCTTTTATTCGCTCCTGCTCACGAAAAGCTTAAAATTCATCCGTGAATTTTACCCTGAGCACATCGATCAGTTGAGCTTCGTTGATTCAATGTTTCACTTTATTCAAATCAACCACCCAACCAAGAAAATCATTCAAGGAAGAATGATTAAGCTTTTCCGGGCAGGACGCCCGTAAAAGCTGGTTCTGGAAAGCGTTTGATCAAACCAAACAAAAAAGATTTTCTGGTTACGCTTGCATCTTGGCAAGAGTAACTGGCGCACAGAACACCGATGTCTCTGAAATTGGGGAACGCTATTGTGCGTCAAACTGCAACGCCGATGGCTGGAAAGTAAAAGGATGATGCTGAGTTTGGGACGCAATGACTTTCTTCGATCTCATTGCCATCTCCGACTGCGCCCCAGTTCCTTTTGATGGATGTCAAAAGGAACCAAAAGCATCTTTTTGAGTTCGGTGCGCGTAATCAGGGTCGCTTTTATTCGCTCCTGCTCACGAAAAGCTTAAAATTCATCCGTGAATTTTACCCTGAGAACATCGATCAATTGAGCTTTATTGATTCAGTGTTTCACCTAACTCAAATTCACCACCTAACCAAGAAAACCATTCATGGAAGAATGGTTAGGCTTTTCCGGGCAGGACGCCCGTAAAAGCTGGTTCTGGACAACGCGCGACCAAGCCAAACAAAAAAGATTTTCTGGTTCGTCTTTCATCTCTGAAAGATGAACTGGCGCACAGAGCACCGATGTCTCTGGAATTGAGGAACGCAATTGTGCGTCAAACTGCAACGCCGATGGCTGGAAAAATAAAAGGATGATATTTAAAGCTTGGGAATTGGCACTTCCTTGTAACATTAACGCTTCTCAAACATCGGTGGCGTTTTCGTCGTCCGTGTAATTTGACTTATCCGCTGTGAATGACAATATTGATGTGATAATTGTTGATATCAAACCCACAATAGCAACGATGCCAAGTAGCATAAGTACCTCTACATTTAGATTACGAATATCCGTCATAGACAAGGCGATGCAAGCGCAAAGTATACTTGCAGATATCGAGATAATCCTTGTTGCTGAGATAGCGGAGTTGTAAACTTTTACTAACAACATCAGGGAACAGTGAGCAAAGCAAATACTGATCACTAACAAAGTGAAACGAAATGGAAGAAAATCCTCAATTCGAAATTCTGCCCAAGTCGTCACAATAGAAAATACCAGTCCACAGCAAGTAACGCCTAAACCAAACTTACCAACATCAGCATATTTGCTTGCCAATGTTGCATGACAACACAAACCGATAATGCTATAGACAGTAAACGCAAGCATCGTAAACAGTATCTGCATGTCTAAAGTGCCGGACCGACCGCCTATTGCTTCAGCACCTAACGGACCAGTGATTACAAGCGAACCAACCAATCCATAAATCAAGTGTTTTTTCTTCATTTTTTTCCTTTACAGCTAACAGAAAGTGATACAAAACCATGCAATAGGAATACTTCTCTATCACTTGCTGTCGTCCAATAAACATTTCACATAATCGTATAAAAATCAGGGTAATATCATGCCAAGCAGAAATTATCGTGCAGTCTAATCTGTGCTTTAGGCCATACCAACGTAACTTTCATGTGCTTGAATTCGTTTACACCATAATTGAATGTTTGGATAACGGGATAAGTCAAAGCCACCCTCATTTGCCACATGCGTATACGCGTACAACGCAATATCAGCGAGCGTCAATTGGTTGCCAACAAGATAATCCGTTTGAGTTAGTTGGCTATCCATAATTGATAAAGCTTTGTTACCACCGGGCTGCAATGCATGGTACTCCTCTAATCTTGATGCTGGCATACCTTGAAATTTTTGTATAAAACGCGCTACTGCGATGAATGGCTCATGGCTATATTGCTCAAAGAACAACCATTCATACATTTTAGCTTTGTCATATTTGTCACTAGGAATAAATGCTGTCCCATCAGCAAAATACCCCAGAATGGCGTTCGACTCTGACAAAAAGCGGCCATCATCCAAGACAACTGCTGGTATTCTGCCGTTCGGGTTGATTGACAAAAACGCAGCCGTTTTAGTGTCGCCCTTTAAAACACTCATGTGGCACCATTCATGCGCAATCCCTAAAAATGAAAGCAACAGTTTTACCTTGTAACAATTTCCAGATTGGATATCTCCATAGACCTTCACGACAAATCTCCTTTTTATTCTCAGTAGCACGTCATCGTGATTATACAGAACGATTCGATAAAAACCTCATGCAATGAATTGAAAATACTCATGAAAAATATTGACAATGTCCCAATATCAAACAAAAATTTCACTCCGAGTCCTATCATCAATCTAGCTTTTGCTATGTTTCACCCAACTCAAATCAACCACCCAACAAAGAAAACCATTCATGGAAGAATGGTTAGGCTTTTCCGGGCAGGACGCCCGTAAAAGCTGGTTCTGGAACGCGTGTGACGCCGCCAAACAAAAAAGATTTTCTGGTTCGTCTTTCATCTCTGAAAGATGAACTGGCGCACAGAGCACCGATGCCTCTGAAACCGAAAAACGTAATTGTGCGTCAAACTGCAACGCCGAAGGCTGGAAAAGTAAAAGAATGCTGCTGAGTTTGGGACGCAATGACTTTCTTCGATCTCATTGCCATCTCCGACTGCGCCCCAGGTACTTTTTCAAGGCCGAAAAAGTACCCCAAAAGGCCTAGAGTTTGAGTTCAGCGCATGCCATCAGGGTCGGATTGATTCGCATCCTGCTCAAGCAATCCTGAAAATTCATCCATGATTTTTCACCCTGAGAGCATCGATCAATTGAGCCTTGTTGATTCAATGTTTCACTTTATTCAAATCAACCACCCAACCAAGAAAATCATTCAAGGATGAATGATTAGGCTTTTCCGGGCAGGACGCCCGTAAAAGCCGGTTCTGGAACGCGTGTGACCAAGCCCAACAAAAAAGATTTTCTGGTTCGTCTTTCATCTCTGAAAGATGAACTGGCGCACTGAGCACCGATGCCTCTGAAACCGAAAAACGTAATTGTGCGTCAAACTGCAACGCCGGAGGCTGGAAAAGTAAAAGGATGCTGCTGAGTTTGGGACGCAATGACTTTCTTCGATCTCATTGCCATCTCCGACTGCGCCCCAGGTACTTTTTCAAGGCCGAAAAAGTACCCCAAAAGGCCTAGAGTTTGAGTTCAGCGCACGTCATCAGGGTCGGATTGATTCGCATCCTGCTCAAGCAATCCTGAAAAATCGTCCATGATTTTTCACCCTGAGAGCATCGATCAATTTAGCTTCGTTTTAAACATGTTTCACTTCACTCAAACAAACCACCAATCAAAGAAAATCATTCAAGGATGAATGATTAGGCTTTTCCGGGCAGGACGCCCGTAAAAGCTGGTTCTGGACAACCCGCGACCAAGCCCAACAAAAAAGATTTTCTGGTTCGTCTTTCATCTCTGAAAGATGAACTGGCGCACAGAGCACCGATGCCTCTGAAACCGAAAAACACAATTGTGCGTCAAACTGCAACACCGGAAGGCTGGGAAGATAAAACTTGTAATACAAGTGTTTAGGACGCCCCCTTTCCTCAACACCAGTCATAAAATCGATTGCGCCACCGACAAATCACTCTATGATAATCAATCTTATTCATAAAATATGAGGTAGTTATGTTTAAAACGATAACCGTACTGGTCGTGGCATTGTTATCATTCAATGTATTCGCAGCCCCGACACCTGCGGAGATTTTTTCAACCATCAACCAGCGACTCAGTTATATGGAAGATGTCGCCTTGTACAAAGCCATCCACAGAAAACCGATTGAAGATCTTGAGCGTGAAGTGGTTGTGATTGACAAGGCGAGCCAGTCGGCAGCGCAAAAAGGATTGGATAAACAGAGTGTGGTCGGATTTTTTAAAGCACAGATCTCAGCCGCCAAAGCGATACAGTATCGCTATCGTGCTGATTTATTAAGCCAGCCGACGGCCGCGCAACCCAGAGACTTAAAAACGGTGATTCGCCCTGCGCTGATCAAACTCGGTAACCAAATTAATACCGATATTGCGGCGTATCTGCGCGACGGCGGGCACTTCTCCGCAAGCGACTATGCCACATTTAAAACCACGCTCAATTCAAAATACCTCATTAACGCAGATAAAAAAGCCCTGTTTCAAGCGCTGACTCAGATCCGTCTTCAATAACGATCTTGATGCAGGGCACGCCCGGTGCCCTGCTTAACGATGATCGGATATTCTCAGGTCATGCACCGAAAGAAACGCACAAAAACAGTTCTCCGTGCACAATCATTGCGCAAATCATCCCCTTGACGGCCGGTCTTCCCACTGATTTTACGAGCCTTTTCCGGCATAACATCGACGCTCTCAATTGCCGGAATATGGATCGTTTCACCACATCGAATCCCCACGAAACAACCACACTCTCTCGTTTGATGTAATCCACACCTACCCACACGGATATCACCACAGCCGTCTCTTCCCCCCTTGCACACCACCGAAACCATTCAGGCACACTTTAAGCATTGGACGTCTGTCATATTGTTGAAAACATGGATGTTGGGAAAGGATCTCATCGTCATGAAATGGAATGAATGGAGGGCAATCATGACCGAAAAATTGAAACCAACGCTGGGCACGATTCACCTGTGGGGAATTGCGGTCGGGCTTGTGATCTCCGGCGAATATTTTGGCTGGAGTTATGGCTGGGGCGTAGCCGGAACACTCGGCTTCCTGATTACCACAGCCTTAATTGCCATCATGTATACCTGTTTTATTTTTAGCTTTACGGAACTGACCGCCGCGATTCCACATGCGGGCGGGCCGTTTGCCTATAGCCGACGCGCTTTCGGCGAAATCGGCGGGCTTATTGCAGGTTATGCGACGCTGATTGAATTCGTTTTCGCGCCACCGGCGATTGCAATGGCCATCGGTGCTTATCTCAATGTTCAGTATCCCGGTTTGGATCCCAAATATGCCGCCGTCGGCGCTTATATTGTCTTCATGGGGCTGAACTGTCTGGGTGTCAAACTTGCCGCGACCTTTGAACTCTTGGTAACCA
Protein-coding sequences here:
- a CDS encoding chorismate mutase codes for the protein MFKTITVLVVALLSFNVFAAPTPAEIFSTINQRLSYMEDVALYKAIHRKPIEDLEREVVVIDKASQSAAQKGLDKQSVVGFFKAQISAAKAIQYRYRADLLSQPTAAQPRDLKTVIRPALIKLGNQINTDIAAYLRDGGHFSASDYATFKTTLNSKYLINADKKALFQALTQIRLQ